Sequence from the Flavobacterium sp. J372 genome:
CCGAAACCGATGCCAAGAAGCTATTCCCTAAAGAGCTGTGGAACAAACTCCACCTTCAGATAATTTATTACGGACGCGAATATTCCCCTGCACGCGGCTGGGACCTGAATAAAGACATCATCACGGCAACCATCGGAAGAAAAGAAGTGCTGGCAGAATTTGATAAAAAAACCTCCCGTTAAGTGCGAGAGGTTTTTCTTTAATTAGCGATATTCTCGTAGGTTCCGTTCTCGGTCTTAACTATCTTCAGTGCTTTAGAATAGTTAAGCAAAAACTCGACTGTTTCTTTCTTTGGTAACATTTCAGGAGTTGCTAAATTTTTCTCAGAGTAAATTTTTGCCATGTATAAAGTTTTTTATTTCTTATACAACGGCAGCAGCCTCCTTTATATTGCCTAATTCGTCAAAATAATTTTATTTTTTTCTATAATTTTTCGCAGGTTCATGAGTGCATAGCGCATACGGCCCAGTGCGGTGTTAATGCTTACACCTGTCATATCAGCTATTTCCTTAAAGCTCAGGTCCTGATAGATACGCATGTGCAGCACTTCACGCTGGTCATCAGGCAGTTCAAGTATCAGCCTTTGCAGGTCATTCTCCACCTGTTCAGTAATGATTTGTCCTTCAACATTAAGGCTGTTATCGGTCATTATCGAGAAGATAGAAAACTCTTCAGTTTCACGCGTCATCGGCATCTTTTTGTTTTTCCTGAAATGGTCAACAATAATATTATGCGCAATACGCATTACCCACGGCAGGAATTTGCCTTCTTCATTATATGAATTAGACTTCAGGGTTTTAATTACCTTAATAAAGGTATCCTGGAAAATATCATCGGATATATCGCGGTCTGAAACCTTTGAATAGATAAACCCGTAAAGTTTAGATTGATGCCTTTTAATTAATATGGTGAGAGCACTTTCGTCTCCGCCCATATAATTCTTTACTAAGACAGCGTCAGGGATTGCAACAGTAGCCATAACATTACTTTTTAGTTTTTTGAATTTGATGATCTAAAAACGGTTTTATCCGTGTAAAAAGTAATGGTACTTAATAGGCATTCTGTTAATTAAAGTATAATGATATGCCAAATATACCATAATTAAATTTTAATTTCCAAGAGCATTTTAAAATTTTAACATAATCAGGACAATAATTTTATTATTATGGTGATAATGCAAACTAAAATCAACAGCTTTGAGCAAAAAAATAATTTTTATGCAGAAACTTCTTCTTAAACTATTTTTTCATTCCGCTGCAGCCTGTATATTGTCTTTATGATACGTTCATTTACAGTCTCAGCACGCTTTGCCGAAAATATCCACTGGCTGCACATTTTCTGCTCCCAATTTTTCCGGCTGCTGAACTTTTTGCTCACCCCGGCTTCATCAAGCCGCATAACCAATTCCTGAGGGATAACGAATCCTGATGTGTCCCGGTAAAGCTTTACCTTTACATTGTCGCCTTCCTCCTTGCCTATTTTCTTTCTTATTTCCGCTTTTACAGCCATAAGCAGCACGCCATTACCATAAGGCATCAGGCTGTAATCGGCTACTTCATAATCATCAATAGTGCCGCAAACCTTTACAATGCCAAAAGGCGCATCTTTATCTTTGGGTATTTCGGGAAGCAAAATGTATGTCCACCCGCCTTTACCGGGAAAGCGCTGCAGCGTATATTCTTTATCTGTAAGGAGTTCCATGATCCAAATGTAGCTAATCCCAATGTTTTTTGAAAAATTCGGCAAGCGCATCGTTAATTT
This genomic interval carries:
- a CDS encoding RNA polymerase sigma factor, with the translated sequence MATVAIPDAVLVKNYMGGDESALTILIKRHQSKLYGFIYSKVSDRDISDDIFQDTFIKVIKTLKSNSYNEEGKFLPWVMRIAHNIIVDHFRKNKKMPMTRETEEFSIFSIMTDNSLNVEGQIITEQVENDLQRLILELPDDQREVLHMRIYQDLSFKEIADMTGVSINTALGRMRYALMNLRKIIEKNKIILTN
- a CDS encoding YdeI/OmpD-associated family protein, coding for MELLTDKEYTLQRFPGKGGWTYILLPEIPKDKDAPFGIVKVCGTIDDYEVADYSLMPYGNGVLLMAVKAEIRKKIGKEEGDNVKVKLYRDTSGFVIPQELVMRLDEAGVSKKFSSRKNWEQKMCSQWIFSAKRAETVNERIIKTIYRLQRNEKIV